The Streptomyces sp. Mut1 genome window below encodes:
- a CDS encoding TnsA-like heteromeric transposase endonuclease subunit has product MDRRSGFEAVFLDPVGQPVQQRWADAAMTVGFEELPPVSAFPVIPGRRWGPGLWWSATTGQHVAAGSNAMRTQLMVLDRDPDVTGFAGRPVRLLWREERGRVRSWVPQLFARYRDGTGLLADCPSHPEAGGDRAVKAAEEVSAACEEIGWTYRRLAPLDDVLAANLKWLAGYRHPRNAGRPGLTPAVVEAFARPRPLIEGVEAAGDPIEVLPAVFHALWHGRATADLEAPLHERVLVGPAGWNGPVTAGGAR; this is encoded by the coding sequence GTGGATCGTCGCAGTGGGTTCGAGGCGGTGTTCCTCGATCCGGTGGGGCAGCCGGTGCAGCAGCGGTGGGCGGATGCCGCCATGACCGTGGGATTCGAGGAGTTGCCGCCGGTGTCGGCGTTCCCGGTGATCCCGGGGCGCCGCTGGGGGCCGGGTCTGTGGTGGTCGGCGACCACCGGGCAGCACGTGGCGGCCGGGTCGAACGCGATGCGCACCCAGCTGATGGTCCTGGACCGCGACCCCGATGTGACCGGGTTCGCGGGGCGTCCGGTGCGGTTGCTGTGGCGCGAGGAGCGGGGCCGGGTGCGTTCCTGGGTACCGCAGCTGTTCGCCCGGTACCGCGACGGCACGGGTCTGCTGGCCGACTGCCCCAGCCACCCGGAGGCCGGCGGCGACCGCGCGGTGAAGGCCGCCGAAGAGGTGAGCGCGGCGTGTGAGGAGATCGGCTGGACCTACCGGCGTCTTGCGCCGCTCGACGACGTCCTGGCCGCCAATCTGAAGTGGCTGGCTGGCTACCGCCACCCCCGCAACGCGGGCCGCCCCGGCCTGACGCCCGCGGTGGTGGAGGCGTTCGCGCGGCCGCGGCCGCTGATCGAGGGCGTCGAAGCGGCCGGCGACCCGATCGAGGTCCTGCCGGCGGTCTTCCACGCCCTGTGGCACGGGCGGGCGACGGCAGACCTGGAGGCGCCACTGCATGAACGCGTCCTGGTCGGTCCTGCGGGCTGGAATGGCCCGGTCACGGCGGGAGGGGCCCGGTGA
- a CDS encoding Mu transposase C-terminal domain-containing protein, producing MTARHNARPLVKVGAQVRFRGVKWQVVALSGQVIHLVGPDGGGEAVLAGYLFADPGFSVIGADVPQAAPQWGLFETAPAAAREKAMAWQRHVREIECGLADGPGSAGAVREQYDPARHTLAEREQAKAEELTALGFSRVSRTTVQRMRLAYRKQGLWGLLDHRTTRASSPTGRSDERVVAAVREALRRRRGRSKGTINGLFPLINQILEDQHGPGTVPVPSQATLYRLVTSLARPGELPSGPVRQVPASVEGRAFTPATALRPGEQVQIDTTRLDVLALFDDGRLARPELTIAVDVATRAILAAVLCPSATKAVDAALLLAEIAVPHPARPTWPDILRMGHARALPHQRLATLDERLAGAAARPVVLPETIVVDRGKVYVSRAFTAACESLGISVQPAPPRAPTAKGIVERTFGSINALFCQHLPGYTGSNVTRRGPDTEKDTCYSVTQLQDLLDEWLVHYHHRPHEGLRHPMMPRKALTPNEMWAALVAVAGYVPVPLTGRDYLELLPVRWQAITPGGITIHHRTYDADLLAPHRGQASPVAGRGGKWEIHYNPHDVRQIWVRLPDGELTEIPWIHRDHVHRPFDERTWQHIRTQAVDGNHGDAEQYEAGLADALDQLMRRVHSGHATTTERALLARTAHLSLPAARDGGHDTEAPTDSPAQQATEGNDDSIDDLDGLPDDDVSPAPATGFGLYNAHEEADKW from the coding sequence GTGACCGCGCGGCACAACGCCCGGCCATTGGTGAAGGTCGGGGCGCAGGTCCGGTTCCGCGGTGTGAAGTGGCAGGTCGTCGCCCTGTCCGGGCAGGTGATCCATCTCGTCGGCCCGGACGGCGGCGGTGAGGCGGTGCTCGCCGGGTACCTGTTCGCCGACCCCGGCTTCAGCGTCATCGGGGCCGATGTACCGCAGGCGGCCCCGCAGTGGGGGCTGTTCGAGACCGCCCCCGCCGCGGCGCGGGAGAAGGCCATGGCCTGGCAGCGGCACGTGAGAGAAATCGAATGCGGCCTTGCCGACGGGCCCGGCAGCGCTGGAGCGGTGCGGGAGCAGTACGACCCCGCACGGCACACGCTGGCCGAGCGGGAACAGGCCAAAGCCGAAGAGCTGACCGCGCTCGGCTTCAGCCGTGTCTCGCGCACCACGGTGCAGCGCATGCGCCTGGCCTACCGCAAACAGGGACTGTGGGGGCTCCTGGACCACCGCACCACCCGTGCCTCCAGCCCCACCGGGCGTTCCGACGAACGGGTCGTCGCCGCCGTCCGTGAAGCGCTGCGCCGCCGGCGCGGGCGCTCCAAAGGCACCATCAACGGCCTGTTCCCGCTCATCAACCAGATCCTCGAAGATCAGCATGGCCCCGGTACGGTGCCCGTGCCGTCCCAGGCCACGCTGTACCGGCTCGTCACCTCCCTCGCCCGCCCCGGCGAACTGCCCAGCGGTCCGGTCCGCCAGGTGCCCGCGAGTGTCGAGGGGCGGGCCTTCACCCCTGCCACGGCGCTGCGGCCGGGCGAGCAGGTCCAGATCGACACCACCCGCCTGGATGTCCTGGCCCTCTTCGACGACGGGCGCCTGGCCCGGCCCGAGCTGACCATCGCCGTCGACGTCGCCACCCGCGCCATCCTCGCCGCCGTGCTGTGCCCGAGCGCGACCAAAGCCGTCGACGCGGCCCTGCTGCTCGCGGAGATAGCCGTCCCGCACCCGGCCAGGCCAACCTGGCCAGACATCCTGCGCATGGGCCACGCCCGCGCACTCCCCCACCAGCGGCTGGCCACGCTGGACGAGCGGCTGGCCGGTGCGGCGGCCCGGCCGGTCGTCCTGCCCGAGACGATCGTCGTCGACCGGGGCAAGGTCTACGTCTCCCGGGCTTTCACCGCCGCCTGCGAAAGCCTCGGCATCAGCGTCCAGCCCGCCCCGCCCCGCGCCCCCACCGCGAAGGGCATCGTCGAGCGCACCTTCGGCTCCATCAACGCCCTGTTCTGCCAGCACCTGCCCGGCTACACCGGATCCAACGTCACCCGCCGCGGCCCCGACACCGAGAAAGACACCTGCTACAGCGTCACCCAGCTCCAGGACCTCCTCGATGAGTGGCTGGTGCACTACCACCACCGGCCCCACGAAGGGCTGCGCCACCCGATGATGCCCAGGAAGGCCCTTACCCCGAACGAGATGTGGGCCGCGCTCGTCGCCGTCGCCGGATACGTCCCCGTCCCGCTGACCGGGCGCGACTACCTCGAACTGCTCCCCGTGCGCTGGCAGGCCATCACCCCCGGCGGCATCACCATCCACCACCGCACCTACGACGCGGACCTCCTCGCCCCGCACCGCGGCCAGGCATCCCCCGTCGCCGGCCGCGGCGGGAAATGGGAGATCCACTACAACCCCCACGACGTGCGCCAGATCTGGGTCCGCCTTCCCGACGGCGAACTCACCGAGATCCCGTGGATCCACCGCGACCACGTCCACCGGCCCTTCGACGAACGCACTTGGCAGCACATCCGCACCCAGGCGGTTGACGGCAACCACGGTGACGCCGAGCAGTACGAAGCCGGCCTTGCCGATGCCCTCGACCAGCTCATGCGCCGCGTCCACAGCGGTCACGCCACCACAACGGAACGGGCACTCCTGGCCCGCACCGCTCACCTCTCTCTCCCCGCAGCCCGAGATGGGGGCCACGACACCGAAGCACCCACCGACAGCCCGGCGCAGCAAGCCACCGAAGGTAACGACGACAGCATCGACGACCTCGACGGCCTGCCCGACGACGACGTCAGCCCCGCCCCGGCCACCGGATTCGGGCTCTACAACGCACACGAGGAAGCCGACAAGTGGTGA
- a CDS encoding TniB family NTP-binding protein, with protein MTTWQGWHRFATTDPVAPPRPGDPPRSTEERLAYHSSFVTIRTPAIHTLATQVRTLMILGRHQQTTARPSLIVTGPAAAGKTTALLNVGRTCHLAHTRKNPPPPGSAHAAVPVAYVLVPPGATAKTLITEFARYLGIPVATRMTQTQITEAVCHTYTQAGVQLVMIDEIHRLNPRTTTGAQTADLIKDLSERLPATFVYAGINVTDTPLFTGVRGAQLAGRATLVDCGPLPARHGKREPFREVITDIENALDLQQHKPGTLPRQAPYLHQRTAGRIGSLTRLIRQAAITAISDGTERITKTTLDTIRLDHLAETQHRPRRGR; from the coding sequence CTGACCACCTGGCAGGGCTGGCACCGCTTCGCCACCACCGACCCCGTCGCCCCTCCCCGGCCAGGTGACCCGCCCCGCAGCACAGAGGAACGCCTCGCCTACCACTCCAGCTTCGTCACCATCCGCACCCCCGCCATCCACACCCTGGCCACCCAGGTCCGCACCCTGATGATCCTCGGCCGCCACCAGCAGACCACCGCACGGCCCTCCCTCATCGTCACCGGACCCGCCGCAGCCGGGAAAACCACCGCGCTCCTGAACGTCGGGCGTACCTGCCACCTCGCCCACACCCGCAAAAACCCGCCACCACCCGGATCAGCGCACGCCGCGGTACCCGTCGCGTATGTTCTGGTCCCGCCCGGCGCCACCGCGAAAACCCTCATCACCGAATTCGCCCGCTACCTCGGCATCCCCGTGGCCACGCGCATGACCCAGACCCAGATCACCGAAGCCGTCTGCCACACCTACACCCAGGCCGGTGTCCAGCTGGTGATGATCGACGAGATCCACCGCCTCAACCCCCGCACCACCACCGGCGCCCAAACCGCCGACCTGATCAAAGACCTGAGCGAACGCCTTCCAGCGACGTTCGTCTACGCCGGCATCAACGTCACCGACACACCCCTGTTCACCGGCGTGAGAGGCGCCCAACTCGCCGGACGCGCCACCCTCGTCGACTGCGGCCCCCTCCCCGCCCGCCACGGCAAGCGTGAACCCTTCCGCGAGGTCATCACCGACATCGAGAACGCCCTCGACCTCCAGCAGCACAAACCCGGCACCCTCCCCCGCCAAGCCCCCTACCTCCACCAGCGCACCGCAGGCCGCATCGGATCCCTCACCCGACTCATCCGCCAAGCCGCCATCACCGCCATCAGCGACGGCACCGAACGCATCACCAAAACCACCCTCGACACCATCCGCCTCGACCACCTCGCCGAAACCCAACACCGCCCCCGCCGAGGCCGATAA
- a CDS encoding KAP family P-loop NTPase fold protein codes for MADAHFFNDEPFLDHEEGPDLLGHGQYAQHVISLLDRVRAQTETGVLALIGPWGSGKSSVLGKVTRRLRETANDDGWLVAELNPWLYSDLESLTLALFSEIREALPNDGRWSEAREKIGGFGKAISPLGKVTALFGLDSEGLIQEVSNRISGDTSASAAKHKAEDALRKAGHPVLVVMDDLDRLTPEELLVVFKLVRLVGHLPGVYYLISFDERTLLDVLQRSELVGNSEPRARDFMEKIIQVRMDLPAFRERDADTLVNRSLSAVLASHSLTLTPNDQERLSEAYYRYLQARLRTPRAIKRFFGQVDATLGQLTGNVDIVDFLLVTFLRTSEPRAYQLLWQHRAELTGTSMDLPSHRDERPEQGIDRWRIRLQSAGVAEQHLDGVIGLMGMLFAPVRQALGHGINLQAIALRRGIGSIDYFDRYMVFGVPDDDLPEHTLDTALQQLADNTPGTEADELLLRLRDDTQRITRRIGYKRAAGTPLPAAALLKAAAPQYGHLTAAPQGALGLFTADRAMDFLAKDLLTDLAEPDRPAILKIMAETPDGAVLAARTLQRVTARNDSDSPDHTQAAATLDWIDEARSLISHEIARHLAPSASRSVDELTEREITLIWAWRHTKPEAARTWINQRLDQAWTTLDLVAVLLPPDRALFPVINHDTLQSLDALIGLEALHNHLGPLLDAPATNPDNSQDEHRTRILQALREHRGNAPSNG; via the coding sequence ATGGCCGACGCGCACTTCTTCAACGACGAGCCCTTCCTCGACCACGAGGAAGGACCTGACCTTCTCGGGCACGGACAGTACGCCCAGCATGTGATCAGCCTGCTGGACCGGGTACGAGCCCAGACCGAAACCGGAGTCCTCGCGCTGATCGGCCCCTGGGGCTCAGGCAAGTCCAGCGTCCTGGGCAAGGTGACACGCCGTCTACGGGAGACAGCCAACGATGACGGCTGGCTGGTCGCGGAACTCAACCCATGGCTGTACTCCGACCTGGAGTCGTTGACGCTGGCACTGTTCAGCGAGATCCGCGAAGCCCTCCCGAATGACGGACGGTGGTCCGAGGCGCGAGAGAAGATCGGCGGATTCGGCAAGGCCATCAGTCCTCTGGGGAAGGTCACCGCTCTCTTCGGCCTGGACTCGGAGGGACTGATCCAGGAGGTCAGCAACCGCATCAGCGGCGACACGAGCGCATCCGCCGCCAAACACAAAGCCGAGGACGCCCTGCGCAAAGCGGGCCACCCTGTCCTCGTCGTCATGGACGACCTGGACCGCCTCACCCCCGAAGAGCTCCTCGTCGTCTTCAAGCTGGTACGCCTGGTAGGCCACCTCCCAGGGGTGTACTACCTGATCAGCTTCGACGAACGGACCCTGCTGGACGTCCTGCAACGCAGTGAGCTGGTCGGCAACAGCGAGCCCCGCGCACGCGACTTCATGGAAAAGATCATCCAGGTCCGAATGGACCTTCCCGCGTTCCGCGAGCGCGACGCCGACACCCTGGTCAACCGCTCCCTCTCCGCAGTCCTCGCCTCGCACAGCCTGACCCTGACACCCAACGATCAGGAAAGGCTCTCCGAGGCCTACTACCGGTACCTACAGGCCCGGTTGCGTACCCCGCGGGCCATCAAGCGCTTCTTCGGCCAGGTGGACGCCACCCTCGGCCAGCTCACCGGCAACGTCGACATCGTCGACTTCCTGCTCGTCACCTTCCTGCGCACCAGCGAGCCCCGCGCCTACCAGTTGCTGTGGCAGCACCGAGCCGAACTCACCGGCACCAGCATGGACCTGCCCTCGCACCGCGACGAGCGGCCCGAACAGGGCATCGACCGCTGGCGCATCAGGCTGCAGAGCGCCGGCGTCGCCGAACAGCACCTGGACGGCGTGATCGGCCTGATGGGCATGCTGTTCGCACCAGTCCGGCAGGCTCTCGGCCATGGCATCAACCTTCAGGCCATCGCGCTGCGGCGCGGCATCGGCAGCATCGACTACTTCGACCGGTACATGGTCTTCGGCGTCCCCGACGACGACCTTCCCGAGCACACCCTCGACACCGCCCTGCAGCAACTGGCCGACAACACCCCAGGCACCGAAGCGGACGAATTGCTCCTGCGCCTGCGCGACGACACCCAGCGCATCACCCGCCGCATCGGTTACAAACGCGCCGCCGGCACTCCCCTACCGGCGGCCGCGCTCCTCAAAGCCGCAGCCCCGCAATACGGCCACCTCACCGCCGCCCCGCAAGGGGCTCTCGGCCTGTTCACCGCAGACCGCGCCATGGACTTCCTCGCAAAAGACCTCCTGACCGACCTTGCCGAGCCCGACCGGCCCGCGATCCTCAAGATCATGGCCGAGACCCCTGACGGAGCCGTGCTGGCTGCTCGCACTCTGCAACGCGTCACCGCCCGGAACGACTCCGACAGCCCAGACCACACACAGGCAGCAGCCACCCTCGACTGGATAGATGAGGCCCGCTCACTGATTAGCCACGAGATCGCACGGCACCTCGCCCCCTCCGCAAGCCGGTCCGTCGACGAACTCACCGAGCGGGAGATCACCCTCATCTGGGCATGGCGCCACACCAAACCCGAGGCCGCCCGGACCTGGATCAACCAGCGGCTCGACCAGGCATGGACCACGCTCGACCTCGTCGCCGTACTTCTCCCTCCCGACCGGGCATTGTTCCCCGTCATCAACCACGACACCCTGCAAAGCCTCGACGCGCTCATCGGCCTCGAAGCGCTGCACAACCACCTCGGCCCACTCCTCGACGCCCCCGCAACCAACCCCGACAACTCCCAGGACGAACACCGGACGCGCATCCTCCAGGCACTCCGCGAACACCGCGGCAACGCCCCGAGCAACGGCTGA
- a CDS encoding tetratricopeptide repeat protein, with amino-acid sequence MDATDLDYRARTRSGCIPPELVSRLLERGHDDVVELQAGRGEWFCALAWARVLSGQGREADAWEALAPYVATGWWTAVVAAAELLEGWGRIDEAIDVTRIRMEAGHPMALEAYARLLARHGRAEEAFNLLVPHVDDWVLATTLVDVASVAGRDEEAVALLAARIRADHCCDGPWCCRGLDPDTALGLLATIRERQGHIVEAIALLRRRQITSVNGRDQLAGLLARHGRIEELRAYAALDGHGEAVQQLAELLEEDSDVKGAIAVYGQADGPAARDPNAAYELAQLLTRNGRGADAIAVMRAQADAHPNDDWILHALSELCLGQDRPADGLAHLDALDAQRGGEGEWELYWMRLPLIAACSGIDEAVKRARAHPEGNTWYAAEHIAHLFAGAGRIEEAVAVLRQHDRRNSHDLAGYLVDLGRVEEALTTLLHKTPPPVVPTTHLWSEEPPF; translated from the coding sequence GTGGACGCTACTGATCTTGACTACCGCGCCCGGACGAGGTCCGGCTGCATCCCGCCGGAGCTGGTCTCGCGGCTGCTCGAGCGAGGCCATGACGACGTGGTGGAGTTGCAGGCCGGACGCGGGGAGTGGTTCTGCGCGCTGGCGTGGGCTCGGGTGCTGAGTGGTCAGGGTCGAGAGGCCGACGCGTGGGAGGCGCTCGCCCCGTACGTGGCAACGGGCTGGTGGACGGCTGTTGTTGCCGCGGCCGAGTTGCTGGAGGGCTGGGGCCGCATCGACGAGGCGATCGACGTCACCCGGATCCGTATGGAAGCCGGGCACCCGATGGCCTTGGAGGCCTACGCGAGATTGCTTGCCCGGCACGGCCGCGCCGAGGAGGCGTTCAACCTGCTCGTGCCGCACGTCGACGACTGGGTGCTCGCCACCACCTTGGTCGACGTCGCCTCCGTTGCCGGCCGCGACGAGGAGGCGGTCGCGCTGCTCGCCGCCCGGATTCGGGCCGACCACTGCTGCGACGGCCCATGGTGCTGCCGCGGCCTTGATCCCGACACGGCGCTCGGCCTGCTCGCGACGATCCGCGAGCGCCAGGGCCACATCGTTGAGGCCATCGCTCTGCTCCGCCGCCGACAAATCACCTCGGTCAACGGCCGAGACCAACTCGCCGGCCTGTTGGCGCGGCACGGCCGGATCGAGGAACTGCGCGCCTACGCCGCGCTGGACGGACATGGGGAGGCCGTACAGCAGCTGGCGGAGCTGCTGGAGGAGGACAGCGACGTGAAGGGCGCGATCGCCGTATACGGGCAGGCCGACGGCCCAGCGGCCCGGGACCCGAACGCGGCCTACGAGCTCGCGCAGCTCCTGACCCGAAACGGACGGGGCGCAGACGCGATCGCCGTGATGCGCGCCCAGGCCGACGCCCACCCCAACGACGACTGGATTCTCCACGCCCTGTCCGAGCTGTGCCTGGGACAGGATCGTCCCGCCGACGGCCTGGCCCACCTCGACGCCCTCGACGCCCAGCGCGGGGGTGAGGGCGAGTGGGAGCTGTACTGGATGCGATTGCCGCTGATCGCCGCCTGCAGTGGGATCGACGAGGCGGTTAAACGGGCCCGGGCTCACCCCGAAGGCAACACCTGGTACGCGGCGGAACACATTGCACACCTCTTCGCCGGTGCCGGGCGCATTGAAGAAGCCGTCGCCGTTCTCCGACAGCACGACCGTAGGAACAGCCACGACCTCGCTGGCTACCTCGTCGACCTCGGCCGCGTTGAGGAGGCCCTGACCACTCTCCTCCACAAGACCCCGCCACCGGTCGTGCCAACGACACACCTGTGGTCCGAAGAGCCACCGTTCTGA